A genomic stretch from Candidatus Vicinibacter proximus includes:
- a CDS encoding gliding motility-associated C-terminal domain-containing protein yields the protein MFINISTGQQFIISGNTKIDNSNRHYEISDLFKATLHKCSDDFDGLIYRNDHNIASYKIENYNSIYINYLSDNCSIESKFFLKDIGDFISRVNIFDDEGNFYLSFKNKLNNKLTIHKSNFLSGISENFDLNITSKRGISFTKENILILRDFQNLEIYGWNFVLIKNIELPVPVLSILNINLDCESSKILFLSPDKSLETFNILKANPFVYNSDSILLLYEYNIHANTVKAYSPIIVLPQEILHDRIQISSSYEFNYIRKDCELYFTPDLNNDNSDFNFSYKKIICNEFSSSIVDKDCYLNSTENIDSILILLKSTNDGKLIFPNNDKLKTGHIKSNCYSIIPDKAIDVTSIQNYLKQIIYQLKNTSDQDTVNISFHIFSNGNSNTSGKSTLLFYNISIEREKICIDLDRKFRINIKGKDMSEGSFIFEPSCDFDAYSDSLIVLKNLKTNFLKLVANNSIGCKIEFNFELEDCDKNYITFPNVFTPNSDGLNDYFKPIIQDLGKSDIFLEIDVRIYNRMGCEIYKFNGLEESWDGKSSSTLVNSDTYMYTASALFNFDGKIIRKSYKGVVTLIR from the coding sequence TTGTTTATAAATATTTCAACAGGACAACAATTTATTATCAGTGGGAACACAAAGATAGATAATAGTAATAGGCATTATGAAATATCAGATTTATTTAAAGCTACATTACATAAATGTAGTGATGATTTTGATGGGTTAATTTACAGGAATGACCATAATATTGCTTCATACAAAATTGAAAACTATAATTCAATATATATAAATTATTTGTCAGACAATTGTTCAATTGAAAGTAAATTTTTTCTTAAAGATATTGGAGATTTTATTTCAAGAGTCAATATTTTTGATGATGAAGGAAATTTTTACCTATCTTTTAAGAATAAATTGAATAATAAATTAACCATACATAAATCAAATTTCTTATCTGGAATATCAGAAAATTTTGATTTGAACATTACTTCAAAGAGAGGAATTTCATTTACAAAAGAAAATATATTAATCCTAAGAGATTTTCAAAATTTAGAAATTTATGGGTGGAATTTTGTCTTGATCAAAAATATCGAATTGCCTGTCCCAGTTTTGTCAATTCTTAATATTAATCTTGACTGCGAAAGCAGTAAGATACTTTTTCTGTCGCCTGACAAGTCATTGGAAACTTTTAATATATTGAAAGCTAATCCATTTGTTTACAACAGTGATTCTATATTATTATTGTATGAGTACAATATCCATGCAAACACTGTAAAAGCCTATAGTCCAATTATTGTATTACCACAAGAAATATTGCATGATAGAATTCAAATATCAAGCTCTTATGAATTTAATTACATAAGGAAAGATTGTGAATTGTATTTTACCCCAGATTTGAACAACGATAATTCGGATTTTAATTTTTCGTATAAAAAAATTATTTGTAATGAATTTTCATCAAGCATTGTAGATAAAGATTGTTATCTTAATTCAACTGAAAATATAGACAGTATTTTAATTTTACTAAAATCTACAAACGACGGCAAATTAATTTTTCCAAACAATGATAAATTAAAAACTGGACATATCAAAAGTAATTGTTATAGTATTATACCTGATAAAGCAATTGATGTAACAAGCATTCAAAACTATCTTAAACAAATTATCTACCAATTAAAAAATACATCTGATCAGGATACAGTAAATATCAGCTTCCATATATTTAGTAATGGAAACAGTAACACATCAGGAAAATCTACTTTGTTATTTTATAATATTTCAATTGAAAGAGAGAAGATTTGTATTGATTTAGATCGTAAGTTTAGGATAAATATAAAGGGAAAAGATATGTCAGAGGGATCGTTTATTTTTGAGCCAAGTTGTGATTTTGATGCATATTCAGATTCTTTAATTGTTTTAAAAAATTTGAAAACAAATTTTTTAAAATTAGTTGCGAACAATTCCATTGGTTGTAAAATCGAATTTAACTTTGAATTGGAAGATTGTGACAAAAATTATATAACCTTTCCAAATGTATTTACCCCAAATTCTGATGGCTTAAATGACTATTTTAAACCTATAATTCAAGATTTGGGCAAATCAGATATATTTCTAGAAATTGACGTTAGAATATATAATAGGATGGGTTGTGAGATTTACAAATTTAATGGATTGGAAGAG
- a CDS encoding T9SS type A sorting domain-containing protein, whose translation MNRIFTAFLFLVLVTMNTNVNAQAVRKVLIEEWTSATCPPCASTNPLFDPLLASYGQKLVVLKYQSYIPVTGDPMYGANTTESQARHTYYGINSAPSSRIDGKTNGNGHPILFVQDPTPIDTRLAVTSPIEMSVEHSLTLDNGKDSLEITVNIKNVSSTDFTGASYFLQVAITEKDIRFPKQAATNGEIEFSNVMRKMVPNASGTKLVDPIAPGATKTITFKVAKPAYIYSLNQLGVVAFVQNNATTGADAKSVIQAAESFAVEPKGTPYYDVAMTLATVKNRISNCDATISYEMTIENLSTGTDTIKSIDFIQLNSGAARPKVTWNGVLLPGQKVVHTINNLAIAFGAATFNMYIDKINNGTLKDVNVINNFKDQTSFLTFPAGTIGTTLSQSFETGTGTTASPNTYFIANGLRIFRASAAQGSNFPTPLGGFGQSIWNVFFAFSDGGVGPNATLVIDKLDLSGGKKTQMEWNYAYAVKEGAGSTDNMEIAVSSDCGDSWTAVYSKSGEDLASVPNVDVVNSHIPGFWLPLPDQWKQEKLDLSAFDGTPELMIRFKGTAGGGWGYFLDDVNVKNASGVNVQDAGIISSMNVFPNPVNDQINLELRMAESAKAAISLYDMNGKRVAVLGSEKNLNSGFNTLSFPVNLESGLYQLEVRTAKGIQTQKITVF comes from the coding sequence ATGAATAGAATTTTTACCGCATTTCTCTTTCTGGTGCTCGTTACCATGAACACCAATGTAAATGCTCAGGCTGTCAGAAAGGTCCTGATCGAAGAATGGACTTCGGCAACCTGCCCGCCTTGCGCATCCACCAATCCGCTTTTTGATCCGCTACTTGCTTCCTATGGTCAAAAATTAGTGGTATTGAAGTATCAATCCTATATTCCAGTCACAGGAGATCCGATGTACGGTGCTAACACCACCGAATCTCAAGCAAGACATACCTACTATGGTATCAACTCTGCCCCTTCCAGTCGTATAGATGGAAAGACCAACGGAAATGGACATCCCATTCTCTTCGTTCAGGATCCTACACCAATTGATACCCGATTGGCCGTGACATCCCCAATTGAAATGTCCGTAGAACATTCGCTTACTCTGGACAATGGTAAAGACTCTTTGGAAATTACAGTTAACATCAAAAATGTTAGCTCCACTGATTTTACAGGTGCCAGCTACTTCCTTCAGGTAGCCATCACAGAAAAAGACATCAGATTTCCTAAGCAAGCTGCAACCAACGGCGAAATTGAATTCTCGAATGTCATGAGGAAAATGGTGCCAAATGCTTCCGGAACAAAACTGGTAGATCCTATCGCTCCTGGTGCAACCAAAACCATCACCTTCAAAGTGGCTAAACCTGCATATATCTATTCCTTAAATCAATTGGGCGTAGTTGCTTTTGTGCAAAACAATGCCACTACAGGTGCGGATGCAAAATCTGTCATCCAGGCTGCTGAGAGTTTTGCTGTTGAACCAAAAGGAACTCCTTATTATGATGTAGCTATGACCCTGGCCACTGTTAAAAACAGAATATCCAATTGCGATGCAACGATCTCTTATGAAATGACCATAGAAAATCTTTCTACCGGTACAGATACCATTAAGTCAATTGATTTCATCCAATTGAATTCAGGCGCTGCCCGTCCTAAAGTGACCTGGAACGGAGTCCTGTTGCCTGGCCAAAAAGTAGTACACACCATCAATAACTTAGCCATTGCATTCGGTGCAGCTACTTTCAACATGTATATCGACAAAATCAATAACGGTACTTTGAAGGACGTGAACGTGATCAATAACTTTAAAGACCAGACTTCATTCCTGACTTTCCCTGCAGGCACCATAGGCACTACGCTTTCTCAATCGTTTGAAACCGGTACCGGAACTACTGCATCTCCAAATACTTATTTTATAGCCAATGGTTTAAGAATTTTCAGAGCCAGCGCCGCACAGGGAAGTAACTTCCCTACTCCATTGGGTGGATTTGGACAATCCATTTGGAATGTGTTCTTCGCTTTCTCTGATGGTGGAGTTGGACCAAACGCAACTCTGGTTATCGATAAGCTTGATCTTTCAGGTGGCAAAAAAACCCAGATGGAGTGGAATTATGCTTATGCAGTTAAAGAAGGAGCAGGTAGTACAGATAATATGGAAATTGCAGTTTCTTCTGACTGCGGAGACAGCTGGACTGCGGTTTACTCCAAATCCGGTGAGGACCTGGCTTCTGTTCCAAATGTGGATGTAGTTAACAGCCACATTCCTGGATTCTGGTTGCCTCTTCCTGACCAATGGAAACAGGAAAAACTGGACCTTTCTGCTTTTGATGGTACCCCTGAATTAATGATCAGGTTTAAAGGTACTGCCGGTGGTGGATGGGGATATTTCCTGGATGATGTAAATGTGAAAAATGCTTCCGGCGTTAACGTTCAGGACGCAGGTATCATTTCTTCCATGAATGTATTCCCTAATCCTGTGAATGACCAGATTAATCTTGAATTAAGAATGGCCGAGTCTGCAAAAGCTGCGATCAGCCTTTATGACATGAACGGCAAACGTGTTGCGGTCCTTGGATCTGAGAAAAACCTCAATTCAGGTTTCAATACGCTTTCTTTCCCGGTAAATCTTGAATCAGGTTTATACCAATTGGAAGTGAGAACTGCTAAGGGCATTCAAACTCAGAAAATCACTGTATTCTAA
- a CDS encoding T9SS type A sorting domain-containing protein produces the protein MKNLYFVAFLFCFGSLFGQARFEAEMNPCKLQYIADPMVPDQFCHNRLFNRTRKTLNILWEREDLMLPSGWETYICDNEQCYSSFVTKCPEDNYNKLLVDSSILLDVHIADGGMQGEAHIVLWVFEKEDTTKKLKIDYLFNKTLSTNGVLNNQVIKMYPNPAYNSFTIDFNTGLSRVELYTILGKKVTTYSAQHFKSYDISFLEDGMYMVKLIGSNNQTIKTLRLQKRSLRS, from the coding sequence ATGAAAAATTTATACTTTGTTGCTTTTCTATTTTGCTTTGGAAGTCTCTTTGGACAAGCCAGATTTGAAGCTGAAATGAACCCATGCAAGTTGCAATACATTGCCGATCCCATGGTTCCGGACCAATTTTGCCACAACAGACTATTCAACAGAACTAGAAAAACCCTCAACATCCTTTGGGAAAGAGAAGATTTAATGTTACCTTCTGGCTGGGAGACTTATATATGTGACAATGAACAATGCTACTCCAGCTTTGTGACCAAATGCCCGGAAGACAACTACAATAAACTGTTGGTAGATTCCAGTATACTCCTTGATGTACATATTGCTGATGGTGGGATGCAGGGAGAAGCTCACATAGTGCTTTGGGTTTTTGAAAAAGAAGACACTACCAAGAAGTTAAAAATTGATTATCTGTTCAATAAAACATTGAGCACCAATGGAGTTTTGAACAACCAGGTAATTAAAATGTACCCTAATCCTGCTTACAACTCTTTCACTATTGATTTTAATACCGGCTTATCAAGAGTCGAACTGTATACCATTTTGGGTAAAAAGGTGACCACTTATTCTGCTCAGCATTTTAAAAGCTATGACATCAGCTTTTTGGAGGATGGGATGTACATGGTGAAACTGATTGGATCCAACAACCAAACGATCAAAACGCTCAGACTTCAGAAAAGATCTTTGCGCTCTTAG